In Pyrus communis chromosome 8, drPyrComm1.1, whole genome shotgun sequence, one genomic interval encodes:
- the LOC137743908 gene encoding L-type lectin-domain containing receptor kinase IX.1-like: MIVSPRHLKFLLLLLSQLFSCASPLSFNFSNFPNGINTLSLEGDAYIDGKFLRLTKSTVDDVHDQSVGRATYSQPFLLRDKATGKLADFTTNFTFVIDSRGKTPYADGLAFFLAPNGSLLNSTIGRGGSLGLPVDNLPHNVSKSQYPFWAVEFDIYRNEVTSVEDPAGDHVGVDINSVKSKMTESWNGSITNGQVNSVGISYDSASNHVGIVFTSYVNDVQVMKHIDCRVDLNEILQGWVIVGFSAATGSLTAVDKIKSWSFNSIQLHEENATKNTSVVPEPSPIVDPKLGNGTDIGLIFGLGAGGIVLLVGGLGLVWFLIWKKRGSSSEDGMVNDWIDKEFQKGTGPKKFSYRTLAASTSNFDEREKLGEGGFGGVYRGFIKDLNTYVAVKRISSKSRQGMKEYAAEVRIISRLRHRNLVQLIGWCHEKRELLLVSEFMSNGSLDSHLFKGKSLLAWEARNKIVQGLASGLLYLHEEWEQCVLHRDIKSSNIMLDSNFNAKLGDFGLARLVDHGKQSQTTVLAGTMGYMAPECLTTGKASKETDVYSFGVVALEIACGRKPIDPMSGRSKMNMVRWVWELYGEGKVIEAADPKLCGEFDEKQMECLLIVGLWCAHPDYTIRPSIRQTIQVLNFEVPLPTLPSKMPVAGYFSPPLTLSISSTDTTDLERGETYSSGYRYNTNSSLFTKSSASNSSLSAHFGTQNKF; this comes from the coding sequence ATGATTGTCTCACCAAGGCATCTCAAATTTCTCCTTCTTCTGttgtctcaattattttctTGTGCATCTCCATTATCCTTCAACTTCTCCAACTTTCCAAATGGCATCAACACCTTATCTCTCGAGGGAGATGCTTACATTGATGGAAAATTCCTTCGACTCACCAAAAGCACTGTTGACGACGTACATGACCAAAGTGTCGGTCGAGCCACCTACAGCCAACCCTTCCTCCTCCGCGACAAGGCCACAGGAAAGCTTGCCGATTTCACAACAAACTTCACGTTTGTCATCGATTCCCGAGGCAAGACACCCTACGCGGACGGACTAGCcttctttttggcaccaaacgGGTCCTTACTCAACAGCACAATAGGCAGAGGCGGCAGTCTAGGACTCCCCGTCGACAACCTTCCCCACAACGTGTCAAAAAGTCAGTATCCTTTTTGGGCGGTGGAGTTTGATATCTACCGGAATGAAGTCACGTCCGTGGAAGATCCTGCCGGAGATCACGTCGGTGTAGACATCAACTCTGTGAAGTCTAAGATGACCGAATCGTGGAATGGAAGTATTACAAACGGACAAGTCAATAGTGTTGGCATTAGTTATGATTCTGCATCAAACCATGTTGGTATTGTTTTCACAAGTTATGTGAATGATGTTCAAGTGATGAAGCATATAGATTGCAGGGTTGATTTGAATGAGATTCTCCAGGGTTGGGTCATTGTTGGGTTCTCCGCTGCAACAGGTTCTCTGACTGCTGTGGACAAGATCAAATCATGGAGTTTTAATTCAATTCAACTGCATGAAGAGAATGCAACGAAGAACACTTCGGTGGTTCCTGAGCCGAGCCCCATTGTTGACCCCAAGTTAGGAAATGGGACCGATATAGGACTAATTTTTGGGTTGGGTGCCGGTGGGATTGTTTTATTAGTtggtgggttgggtttggtttggtttttgatCTGGAAGAAGAGGGGAAGTAGTTCAGAAGATGGAATGGTTAATGACTGGATCGATAAGGAATTCCAAAAGGGGACAGGCCCGAAGAAGTTTTCGTACAGAACATTGGCAGCATCCACGAGTAATTTTGACGAAAGAGAGAAGCTTGGAGAGGGAGGATTTGGTGGGGTTTATAGAGGCTTCATAAAAGACTTAAACACGTACGTTGCTGTTAAGAGGATATCAAGCAAATCTAGACAGGGGATGAAGGAGTATGCAGCAGAAGTAAGGATCATCAGTCGGCTAAGGCATCGGAATCTGGTGCAACTCATTGGTTGGTGCCATGAAAAAAGAGAGCTCTTACTTGTCTCTGAGTTCATGTCCAACGGCAGCTTAGATTCCCATTTGTTCAAAGGGAAAAGCTTGTTAGCTTGGGAggcaagaaacaaaattgttcAAGGTTTGGCATCCGGGTTGTTGTATCTACACGAAGAATGGGAACAATGTGTGCTGCACAGGGATATCAAATCCAGCAATATCATGTTGGACTCAAATTTCAACGCAAAACTTGGGGATTTCGGGTTAGCTCGGCTTGTGGACCATGGAAAGCAATCACAAACAACAGTTTTGGCCGGAACTATGGGTTACATGGCTCCTGAATGTCTTACCACAGGAAAGGCTAGCAAGGAAACAGATGTCTACAGCTTTGGAGTTGTAGCTTTGGAGATAGCTTGTGGGCGAAAACCCATTGATCCCATGTCGGGAAGGAGTAAAATGAATATGGTGCGGTGGGTTTGGGAGCTTTATGGAGAAGGGAAAGTCATTGAAGCGGCTGACCCTAAATTGTGTGGAGAGTTTGATGAGAAACAAATGGAGTGCTTGTTGATTGTTGGTTTGTGGTGTGCTCATCCGGATTACACGATCAGGCCTTCGATACGACAAACAATTCAAGTGCTTAATTTCGAAGTCCCATTGCCTACTCTCCCGTCAAAGATGCCGGTGGCTGGCTACTTTTCACCACCGCTAACATTGTCAATTTCGTCTACTGATACTACAGATTTGGAAAGAGGTGAAACATATTCTTCAGGTTATCGTTACAACACGAATTCCTCACTGTTCACTAAATCATCTGCATCAAATTCTTCTCTATCAGCACACTTTGGTacacaaaataaattttaa
- the LOC137741351 gene encoding L-type lectin-domain containing receptor kinase IX.1-like, with amino-acid sequence MIVSPRHLKFFLLLLSQLFSCASPLSFNFSTFPKGIKTLSLEGDARIDENFLQLTKGAVDDVHDQSVGRATYKQPFLLRDKATGKLADFTTNFTFVIDSQGKTPYSDGLAFFLAPNGSLLNSTIGRGGSLGLPVYNPPHNLSESQYPFWAVEFDIYRNEVTSVEDPAGDHVGVDINSVKSNMTESWNGSITKGQVNSVGISYDSASNQVGIVFTSYVNDVQVMKHIHYRVDLNEILQGWVIVGFSAATGSLTAVDKIKSWSFNSIQLHEENATKNTSVVPEPSPIVDPKLGNGTDIELIFGSGAGGIVFLVGGLGLVWFLMWKKRGSSSEDGMVNDWIDKEFQKGTGPKKFSYRTLAASTSNFDEREKLGEGGFGGVYRGFIKDLNTYVAVKRMSSKSREGMKEYAAEVMIISRLRHRNLVQLIGWCHEKRELLLVSEFMSNGSLDSHLFKGKSLLAWEARNKIVQGLASGLLYLHEEWEQCVLHSDIKSSNIMLDSNFNAKLGDFGLARLVDHGKQSQTTVLAGTMGYMAPECLTTGKASKETDVYSFGVVALEIACGRKPIDPMSGRSKMNIVGWVWSLYGEGKVIEAADPKLCGEFDEKQMECLLIVGLWCAHPDYTIRPSIRQTIQMLNFEVPLPTLPSKMPVASYFSPPLTLSISSADTTDLERGETYSSGYRYNMNSPLFTKSSASNSSLSAHISTQNKF; translated from the coding sequence ATGATTGTCTCACCAAGGCATCTCAAATTTTTCCTTCTTCTGttgtctcaattattttctTGTGCATCTCCATTATCCTTCAACTTCTCCACCTTTCCAAAAGGCATCAAGACCTTATCTCTTGAGGGAGATGCTCGCATTGATGAAAACTTCCTTCAACTCACCAAAGGCGCTGTTGACGACGTACATGACCAAAGTGTCGGTCGAGCCACCTACAAGCAACCCTTCCTCCTCCGCGACAAGGCCACAGGAAAGCTTGCCGATTTCACAACAAACTTCACGTTTGTCATCGATTCCCAAGGCAAGACACCCTACTCTGACGGACTAGCCTTCTTTTTGGCGCCAAACGGGTCTTTACTCAACAGCACAATAGGCAGAGGCGGCAGTCTAGGACTCCCTGTCTACAACCCTCCCCACAACCTATCAGAAAGTCAGTATCCTTTTTGGGCGGTGGAATTTGATATCTACCGGAATGAAGTGACATCCGTGGAAGATCCTGCCGGAGATCATGTCGGTGTAGACATCAACTCTGTGAAGTCTAACATGACAGAATCGTGGAATGGTAGTATTACAAAGGGACAAGTCAATAGTGTTGGCATTAGTTATgattctgcatcaaaccaggtTGGTATTGTTTTCACAAGTTATGTGAATGATGTTCAAGTGATGAAGCATATACATTACAGGGTTGATTTGAATGAGATTCTCCAGGGTTGGGTCATTGTTGGGTTCTCCGCTGCAACAGGTTCTCTGACTGCTGTGGACAAGATCAAATCATGGAGTTTTAATTCGATTCAACTGCATGAAGAGAATGCAACGAAGAACACATCGGTGGTTCCTGAGCCGAGCCCCATTGTTGACCCCAAGTTAGGAAATGGGACCGATATAGAACTAATTTTTGGGTCGGGTGCCGGTGGGATTGTTTTCTTAGTTGGTGGGttaggtttggtttggtttttgatgTGGAAGAAGAGGGGAAGTAGTTCAGAAGATGGAATGGTTAATGACTGGATCGATAAGGAATTCCAAAAGGGGACAGGCCCGAAGAAGTTTTCGTACAGAACATTGGCAGCATCCACGAGTAATTTTGACGAAAGAGAGAAGCTTGGAGAGGGAGGATTTGGTGGGGTTTATAGAGGCTTCATAAAAGACTTAAACACGTACGTTGCTGTTAAGAGGATGTCAAGCAAGTCTAGAGAGGGGATGAAGGAGTATGCGGCAGAAGTAATGATCATCAGTCGGCTAAGGCATCGGAATCTGGTGCAACTCATTGGTTGGTGCCATGAAAAAAGAGAGCTCTTACTTGTCTCTGAGTTCATGTCCAACGGCAGCTTAGATTCCCATTTGTTCAAAGGGAAAAGCTTGTTAGCTTGGGAggcaagaaacaaaattgttcAAGGCCTGGCATCCGGGTTGTTGTATCTACACGAAGAATGGGAACAATGTGTGCTGCACAGTGATATCAAATCCAGCAATATCATGTTGGACTCAAATTTCAACGCAAAACTTGGGGATTTCGGGTTAGCTCGCCTTGTGGACCATGGAAAGCAATCACAAACAACAGTTTTGGCCGGAACTATGGGCTACATGGCTCCTGAATGTCTTACCACAGGAAAGGCTAGCAAGGAAACAGATGTCTACAGCTTTGGAGTTGTAGCTTTGGAGATAGCTTGTGGGCGAAAACCCATTGATCCCATGTCGGGAAGGAGTAAAATGAATATAGTGGGGTGGGTTTGGTCGCTTTATGGAGAAGGGAAAGTCATTGAAGCGGCTGACCCTAAGTTGTGTGGAGAGTTTGATGAGAAACAAATGGAGTGTTTGTTGATTGTTGGTTTGTGGTGTGCTCATCCGGATTACACGATCAGGCCTTCGATACGACAAACAATTCAAATGCTTAATTTCGAAGTCCCATTGCCTACTCTCCCGTCAAAGATGCCGGTGGCTAGCTACTTTTCACCTCCGCTAACATTGTCAATTTCGTCTGCTGATACTACAGATTTGGAAAGAGGTGAAACATATTCTTCAGGTTATCGTTACAACATGAATTCCCCACTGTTCACTAAATCATCTGCatcaaattcttctttatcAGCACACATTAGTacacaaaataaattttaa